The Rhinoderma darwinii isolate aRhiDar2 chromosome 10 unlocalized genomic scaffold, aRhiDar2.hap1 SUPER_10_unloc_6, whole genome shotgun sequence genome has a segment encoding these proteins:
- the LOC142697959 gene encoding DNA damage-regulated autophagy modulator protein 1-like yields MEINGLGFFTIFLAFWCVAWLSGSYTLTVINSHAPPLMYISETGNFFPENILFRIGFIGMAIASLGLTFLHYKYIMLHAEAFGDRQALVQKILLAIGWSSCVGTAMMATFSTYYYPITHRINACIAFGFGSLYNLWQSILLYKVSESRNFISHFRLASCIMAVTLVVSFIGNKVSVYTHLCAGDQCVKISEMTSKIIEWSMLVLILVNVLSYYQNMQSLSITITRKSFTISKSEKNHL; encoded by the exons atggaaatcaatggactgggattcttcaccatcttcttggccttttggtgtgtggcctggctctctggtagctacacactgactgttatcaacagccatgcccccccactgatgtacatcag tgaaacgggaaatttctttcccgaaaatatcctgtttagaataggattcataggaatggccattgcct ctctgggcctgacgtttctacactataagtacatcatgctccatgctgaagcctttggggatcgtcaggccttggttcaaaagatcctcctggcaattggatggtcatcatgcgtcgggacagccatgatggctacattctcg acctactattatccaataactcaccggattaatgcttgcattgcattcgggtttggcagcctttacaacctttggcagtccatactcctctacaaagtgtccgaaagccgaaacttcatcagccatttcagactggcgtcctgcataatggccgtgaccttagtggtttcat tcattggaaataaggtatccgtatacacccacctgtgtgctggagaccaatgtgtaaag atcagtgaaatgacatcaaagatcatagagtggtcgatgttggtcctcattctggtgaatgtattgagctattatcagaatatgcag agtttatctataacaattaccaggaaaagcttcaccatctccaagagcgagaagaaccatttataa